A DNA window from Bdellovibrio sp. BCCA contains the following coding sequences:
- a CDS encoding ATP synthase F0 subunit B produces MDIFGQLGINTTAAFQFVLFAIALIFLSKVVFAPYAHALDERQRRTKGGEDLALEYQNKSVELHSEYEVKTRELNSQIKTVVDAAKSQANKDYETMVSKARTEAEKLVQDNRTKITSAVQAASADLKSQTNAVAMAITTKLLK; encoded by the coding sequence ATGGACATTTTTGGACAATTAGGTATTAATACCACCGCAGCCTTTCAGTTCGTACTATTTGCTATCGCTTTGATCTTTTTGAGCAAAGTTGTATTCGCTCCGTATGCGCATGCACTCGATGAGAGACAAAGAAGAACTAAAGGGGGCGAAGACCTCGCTCTTGAATATCAAAATAAATCCGTAGAGTTGCACAGCGAATACGAGGTTAAAACTCGTGAACTCAACAGCCAAATTAAAACGGTTGTTGATGCTGCAAAATCTCAAGCCAACAAAGACTATGAAACTATGGTTTCTAAGGCTCGCACTGAGGCAGAGAAACTTGTTCAAGACAATCGCACAAAAATCACTTCTGCAGTTCAAGCAGCATCTGCTGATTTGAAATCTCAAACAAATGCAGTCGCAATGGCGATCACAACTAAGTTGTTAAAATAA
- a CDS encoding bactofilin family protein: MAVAFPPSLQEDLLSGHVTAILDQGTHFEGKLSFEGTVQIGGDFKGEIFTKDTIVINEGASVTAQIEADTIVISGRVEGNLFARRRVIMHPPAVFKGTVTSPSLRIDEGVVFEGASYMPKS; encoded by the coding sequence ATGGCAGTAGCATTTCCTCCCTCATTACAAGAAGATCTCCTCTCTGGTCACGTAACAGCGATTCTTGACCAGGGAACGCATTTCGAAGGAAAGCTCAGCTTCGAAGGCACCGTGCAAATCGGCGGGGACTTTAAGGGAGAAATCTTTACTAAAGATACCATCGTGATCAACGAGGGCGCGTCTGTGACAGCCCAAATTGAAGCCGATACTATTGTTATTTCCGGCCGGGTGGAGGGAAATCTCTTTGCCCGCCGCAGAGTTATCATGCACCCACCCGCTGTGTTTAAAGGCACAGTAACATCTCCTAGTTTACGTATTGATGAAGGGGTTGTCTTCGAGGGTGCGTCCTACATGCCTAAGTCTTAG
- a CDS encoding ParB/RepB/Spo0J family partition protein — protein MSDFAVESSNKKKGLGRGLGSLLGGPAPTEIPTKAPSQAATNNNVNTASAPTVSASSQQATPVAPPVDPESKIWKVGIDKLSPGQYQPRRQFDKEPLQELAQSIKENGILQPIVARRTTSGKLEIVAGERRWRAAQLAGLHEVPVILKSYDDKQALELAIVENIQREDLNPIEEAEGYSRLISEFKLSQQQVAEKVGKDRATVANAVRLLSLPNEIKEMISGNELSVGHAKVLLALPEPKKQIEFAKKVINEKIAVRKLEKMVQAVVKGHEDKEEEAAGFDSNVTQRLISGLSDELQKMLGTKVNIDYSNSKGKISIHFYSDDELTNLVDRLKEGWQ, from the coding sequence ATGTCTGATTTTGCTGTTGAATCTTCGAACAAAAAGAAAGGTCTTGGCCGTGGATTGGGTTCGCTTTTAGGTGGACCAGCTCCGACGGAAATTCCTACCAAAGCTCCTTCCCAAGCGGCAACTAATAATAATGTTAATACAGCGTCGGCTCCTACTGTTTCAGCGAGCTCTCAACAAGCGACACCCGTCGCCCCTCCCGTAGATCCTGAGAGCAAAATCTGGAAAGTAGGAATCGATAAACTTTCTCCGGGCCAATATCAGCCGCGCCGTCAATTTGATAAAGAGCCTCTACAAGAGCTGGCTCAGTCTATTAAAGAGAACGGAATTCTTCAGCCGATCGTGGCTCGCCGTACGACTTCTGGAAAATTAGAAATCGTAGCCGGTGAACGCCGTTGGAGAGCAGCTCAACTTGCGGGCCTTCATGAAGTTCCGGTTATCCTTAAGAGTTACGATGACAAACAAGCGTTGGAACTTGCGATTGTTGAGAATATTCAACGTGAAGATTTGAATCCCATTGAAGAGGCGGAGGGTTATTCACGCCTTATTTCTGAATTCAAATTGTCGCAACAACAAGTGGCTGAAAAAGTAGGTAAGGACCGTGCGACGGTAGCGAATGCCGTTCGTCTTCTTTCTTTGCCAAACGAAATCAAAGAAATGATTTCTGGAAATGAATTGTCCGTCGGTCACGCGAAAGTTCTTTTGGCTTTACCTGAACCGAAGAAACAAATCGAATTTGCGAAAAAAGTGATCAACGAAAAGATCGCAGTTCGTAAACTCGAAAAAATGGTGCAGGCCGTTGTAAAAGGTCACGAGGATAAAGAGGAAGAAGCGGCAGGCTTTGACTCCAATGTCACTCAGCGCCTGATCTCAGGTCTAAGCGATGAGCTTCAAAAAATGCTCGGCACCAAAGTGAACATTGATTATTCCAATTCAAAGGGTAAAATCAGTATTCATTTCTATTCTGACGACGAACTTACAAATTTAGTAGATAGGCTTAAAGAAGGATGGCAGTAG
- a CDS encoding ParA family protein: MAKTICIANQKGGVGKTTTSVNLSSALATLGKRVLLIDMDPQGNASSGLGIKRYESQDSNSYHVLIGEKTLTEATQNTANPNLKISTANPDLVGAEIELVDMPQREYRLKQAIATVADQYDFVLIDCPPSLGLLTLNALNAADSFLVPLQCEYYALEGLSQLLNTAGLIKKNLNPQLHIEGIVLTMFDVRNNLSHQVVTEIKNHFGDKVFNAIIPRNVRLSEAPSHGQSILEYDSKSVGAVRYLELAKEVVARSEQKTTTEAAPQTQQSAYEGEVNV; encoded by the coding sequence ATGGCAAAAACGATCTGCATAGCTAACCAAAAAGGTGGTGTTGGTAAGACAACGACGTCTGTAAACCTCTCCTCAGCGCTGGCTACTCTCGGGAAAAGAGTTCTTTTGATCGATATGGATCCTCAAGGTAACGCTTCCAGCGGCTTGGGTATCAAAAGATATGAAAGCCAAGATTCGAATAGCTACCACGTACTCATCGGCGAAAAAACATTGACCGAGGCTACTCAAAATACAGCAAATCCAAATCTGAAAATCTCAACGGCGAATCCTGACCTTGTTGGTGCAGAGATTGAGCTTGTTGATATGCCGCAGCGTGAATATCGCCTTAAGCAAGCGATTGCAACAGTGGCTGATCAATATGATTTCGTATTGATTGATTGTCCTCCGTCTTTAGGTCTTCTGACTTTGAATGCATTGAATGCGGCAGACAGCTTCCTTGTGCCTCTTCAATGTGAATACTATGCCCTTGAAGGTTTGAGTCAGCTACTCAACACAGCAGGGCTCATCAAGAAGAATTTGAATCCTCAATTACACATTGAAGGAATCGTTCTTACTATGTTTGACGTTCGTAACAACCTCAGCCACCAAGTAGTGACTGAGATTAAAAATCATTTTGGCGATAAAGTTTTTAACGCCATCATTCCAAGAAACGTACGCCTCAGTGAGGCACCAAGCCACGGTCAATCCATCCTCGAATACGACAGCAAATCCGTTGGCGCGGTTAGATACTTGGAGCTAGCAAAAGAAGTTGTCGCTCGTTCAGAGCAAAAAACAACGACTGAAGCGGCTCCGCAGACACAACAAAGCGCTTATGAAGGGGAAGTAAATGTCTGA
- the rsmG gene encoding 16S rRNA (guanine(527)-N(7))-methyltransferase RsmG → MKDNKEQEAPIIFYRIDEWFPDLSPEVKTRLKTYHEDLIKFNRTVNLITPKTVFVADALHFADSILASRTIYKSNPGMDKIYDLGSGNGFPGLVFAVLYPQVQVVLVEVDQKKCEFLRHMAGILDLKNVTVENKNADAFPDGSMKFVMARGLASISKAIMLARKTVAKGGVFYHLKGEEWGIEVGEIPTQLCSIWSPSLVGEYKLPVGAVKFAVVKTDKIA, encoded by the coding sequence TTGAAGGACAACAAGGAACAGGAAGCGCCGATAATATTTTACCGCATTGATGAGTGGTTCCCGGATCTAAGTCCTGAGGTCAAAACTCGACTTAAGACCTATCACGAAGATTTGATTAAATTTAATCGTACGGTGAATCTCATCACACCAAAAACAGTTTTTGTGGCTGATGCTCTTCACTTTGCGGATTCTATCTTAGCATCTCGTACAATTTATAAATCCAATCCCGGCATGGACAAGATCTACGATCTTGGAAGTGGTAACGGTTTTCCGGGCCTGGTGTTTGCTGTCCTTTACCCGCAAGTGCAAGTGGTCCTTGTTGAGGTCGATCAAAAGAAGTGCGAGTTCCTCCGTCATATGGCAGGGATTCTAGATCTTAAGAATGTGACGGTCGAAAATAAAAATGCCGATGCTTTTCCAGACGGATCTATGAAATTCGTCATGGCTCGGGGACTGGCTTCAATTTCAAAAGCTATTATGCTTGCACGCAAAACTGTCGCTAAAGGTGGTGTTTTCTATCATCTAAAAGGGGAAGAGTGGGGTATTGAGGTGGGAGAAATTCCAACACAGCTTTGTTCTATCTGGAGCCCCTCGCTCGTGGGAGAATATAAACTTCCAGTGGGTGCTGTGAAGTTTGCGGTAGTGAAAACAGACAAAATTGCCTAA